One window from the genome of Desulforamulus ruminis DSM 2154 encodes:
- a CDS encoding sensor domain-containing protein, translating into MKKETRFNHRQNRYELIFNHSRDIILILQSDGRIVDANRSAVDAYGFSYEELVNKTIFDLRQPDADSLVKEQMQEASKEHLLFEATHRRKDGSSFPVEVSSQAFRFDSDNFLLSIIRDISDRIEVEKKLRLAQKQLNSMIEFLPDATFAIDKERKVIAWNRAMETMTGVKKEDMIGKGDFAYSLPFYNEARPMLIDFIFSDTFDQFDCTYDLKRTNDSLYTQSFVENFFPGQDIYLWAKATPLYDENHQVIGAIESIRDITERKRVEDAIKDSRDFYLSIFNELPTLAWHADRRGRYIDLNKSWLDFTGRTLQEEQNYGWMENIHPDDVGNVSIAYRHALKDRRPFKLEYRLRRYDRKYRWIIHSGRPYSGIKGEFAGYIGVCYDITELKSTKEQVLKLSTAVEQGPSIVIITNTAGEIEYVNPKFTEITGYHYDEVIGKNPRILKSGKVPLEEYKKLWKVISAGQEWRGEFLNKKKSGELYWEYASISSIRDSTDKITHYLAVKEDITERKKTGEKISFLAFNDTLTGLPNRTKFTEILANRLEATGSSINTISVLFIDLDMFKRVNDTLGHGAGDKLLVDVGKRLTAIVDNQGIVSRMGGDEFTVLLELPHNEALKEIVEKILHGFRKPWIIDDLEFYFTASIGVATYPGDGEDAETLLKRADTAMYWAKERGKNNYQFYTSTIQDRSLRKVRLENHLHHALEQQELILYYQPQVHIESKEIIAVETLLRWIHPTMGLISPEEFIPLAEEAGLIIPIEKWVLKTACTQAGIWLKKNKTLKIAVNLSARHFQQSSLIETITRTFEETKIDPTQLELEITESTAMKDPELTIKILNSLKSMGVSISVDDFGTGYSSLNYLKRFPLKKLKIDRSFISDITSDQEDEAIVSTIIVLAKSLHLEVVGEGVETKEQIAFLKRLGCSIVQGYYYSKPLPGTEIEKILSKGFLTE; encoded by the coding sequence ATGAAGAAAGAGACCCGGTTTAACCACCGACAAAATCGATATGAGTTAATCTTCAATCACTCTCGGGATATTATTCTGATTCTACAAAGTGACGGTAGAATTGTCGATGCCAATCGGTCCGCCGTTGATGCTTATGGTTTTAGTTATGAGGAGTTAGTAAATAAAACCATCTTTGACTTAAGGCAGCCCGATGCGGATTCTTTAGTTAAAGAGCAGATGCAGGAGGCAAGCAAAGAGCATCTGCTGTTTGAGGCTACCCACCGGCGTAAGGACGGAAGCAGCTTTCCGGTGGAAGTAAGTTCTCAGGCATTTCGGTTTGATAGTGACAATTTTTTATTAAGTATCATTAGAGACATCAGCGATCGTATTGAAGTAGAAAAAAAACTACGTTTGGCCCAAAAGCAACTGAACAGTATGATTGAATTCCTGCCCGATGCAACTTTTGCCATTGACAAAGAAAGAAAAGTAATCGCCTGGAATCGTGCCATGGAGACAATGACAGGAGTTAAAAAGGAGGACATGATTGGGAAGGGTGATTTTGCCTATTCGCTGCCTTTTTACAATGAGGCCCGGCCCATGCTGATTGATTTTATTTTCTCGGATACCTTTGATCAATTTGACTGTACCTACGACTTAAAAAGAACCAACGATTCCCTTTACACCCAAAGCTTTGTGGAAAATTTTTTCCCGGGCCAAGACATCTATCTTTGGGCCAAGGCAACTCCTCTGTACGATGAAAATCATCAGGTGATTGGCGCCATCGAGTCCATTCGTGACATTACCGAGAGAAAAAGAGTAGAGGATGCCATCAAAGACTCCCGGGATTTCTACCTCAGTATCTTTAACGAATTGCCCACTTTGGCCTGGCACGCAGACAGACGCGGACGATATATTGATTTGAATAAAAGCTGGCTTGATTTTACCGGCAGGACTCTGCAGGAAGAACAAAATTACGGGTGGATGGAAAACATTCATCCTGATGATGTGGGTAACGTTTCCATTGCTTATCGTCACGCCCTTAAAGATCGGAGACCCTTCAAGCTTGAATACCGGCTTAGGAGATACGACAGAAAATATCGCTGGATTATCCACTCCGGGAGGCCCTACAGCGGCATAAAAGGGGAATTCGCAGGTTATATCGGCGTATGCTACGACATTACGGAATTAAAGTCTACCAAAGAGCAGGTTTTAAAGTTGTCCACCGCAGTAGAACAAGGCCCGAGCATTGTTATTATCACCAATACCGCCGGAGAGATCGAATATGTAAACCCAAAATTTACCGAAATCACAGGTTATCACTATGATGAAGTCATTGGTAAGAATCCCCGCATTTTAAAATCCGGCAAGGTTCCGCTCGAGGAATATAAAAAACTATGGAAAGTGATCTCTGCCGGACAAGAGTGGCGGGGAGAATTCTTAAATAAAAAGAAAAGCGGGGAGCTTTACTGGGAGTATGCTTCCATCTCCTCCATTCGGGATTCCACTGACAAAATAACCCATTATCTTGCCGTTAAAGAAGATATTACGGAACGGAAAAAAACAGGGGAAAAAATTAGTTTTCTTGCCTTTAACGATACCCTTACAGGACTTCCCAACAGAACCAAATTTACGGAGATATTAGCCAATCGACTTGAAGCTACAGGCAGCAGCATAAATACCATTTCTGTTTTATTCATCGATCTGGATATGTTTAAACGGGTTAATGACACTCTGGGCCATGGGGCCGGTGATAAATTACTGGTGGATGTGGGTAAAAGGTTAACCGCTATCGTTGACAATCAGGGGATTGTCAGCCGCATGGGTGGCGATGAATTTACTGTTTTATTGGAACTGCCGCATAATGAGGCTTTAAAAGAAATTGTGGAAAAAATACTTCATGGTTTCCGTAAGCCCTGGATTATTGATGACCTTGAGTTTTATTTTACCGCCAGTATTGGTGTTGCCACGTATCCCGGGGATGGAGAAGACGCAGAAACCCTTTTAAAAAGAGCGGATACCGCCATGTACTGGGCCAAGGAAAGGGGAAAAAACAATTATCAATTTTATACCTCCACCATTCAGGACAGGTCATTAAGGAAGGTTCGACTGGAAAATCACCTGCACCATGCCCTGGAACAACAGGAGCTTATCCTTTACTACCAACCCCAGGTCCATATAGAAAGCAAAGAAATTATCGCGGTTGAGACCTTGCTGCGGTGGATTCATCCCACCATGGGGTTAATTTCTCCGGAAGAGTTTATTCCACTGGCAGAGGAAGCCGGTTTAATTATTCCCATCGAAAAATGGGTGTTAAAAACAGCCTGCACTCAGGCCGGGATATGGCTAAAGAAAAACAAAACCTTAAAAATTGCCGTTAATTTATCTGCCAGGCATTTCCAACAAAGTTCACTAATTGAAACCATTACGCGCACCTTTGAAGAAACTAAGATTGATCCCACCCAGTTGGAACTGGAAATTACCGAAAGTACCGCCATGAAAGATCCGGAGCTGACCATAAAGATCCTTAACTCTCTAAAATCTATGGGCGTGAGTATCTCCGTAGATGACTTCGGAACCGGTTATTCATCCCTTAACTACTTAAAAAGATTCCCTCTAAAAAAGCTTAAGATCGACCGTTCTTTTATCTCGGACATTACCAGTGACCAGGAAGATGAAGCCATCGTTTCCACCATTATCGTACTGGCCAAAAGCCTTCACCTGGAAGTGGTTGGAGAGGGGGTTGAAACCAAAGAGCAGATTGCTTTCTTAAAAAGACTGGGCTGTTCTATCGTTCAGGGATACTATTACAGCAAACCTTTGCCTGGTACAGAGATAGAAAAAATATTAAGTAAGGGTTTTCTAACGGAGTGA
- the asnB gene encoding asparagine synthase (glutamine-hydrolyzing): protein MCGITGWIDREIDLSGARIILEQMTATLTNRGPDAEGYWYSSRAALGHRRLSVVDPEGGAQPMIRQQGDCTYVIVYNGELYNTPELRRELEVRGHRFRGHSDTEVLLASYIEWGGQCVERFNGIFAFGIWSESAQSLFMARDRMGVKPLFFARRGSAFIFGSELKALLAHPLVKPEVNEEGLAEIFGLGPARTPGQGVFKDVQELRPGYRLLYNDQGVHISRYWNLVSEPHRDDLHTTVHRVRELLEDSISRQLVADVPVCTLLSGGLDSSALSTFASLAYKKNRMGSLHTYSIDYVDNDRYFKASAFQPNADAPWVKVMSDFLGSQHHYFTVDTPMLVEALKTALLARDLPGMADVDSSLYLFCREIKKGATVALSGECADEVFGGYPWFHQEDALNANTFPWSQATRERADLLSPELRRAVPLEEYVAARYRETIEEVPRLPGEDPLEARRREMFYLNIVWFMQTLLDRKDRMSMATGLEVRVPFCDHRLVEYVWNVPWSIKSFNDREKGLLRLALAGVLPEEVLERRKSPYPKTHNPAYLSAVKTLLQDILDDPSSPLLELIDISTVRSMLQGEGDHFARPWFGQLMTGPQLFAYLYQLNHWLNEYHVSIKVD from the coding sequence ATGTGTGGAATAACGGGTTGGATTGACCGAGAAATTGATCTGTCCGGAGCTCGAATCATTCTGGAGCAAATGACTGCCACGCTCACCAACCGGGGTCCGGATGCCGAGGGCTATTGGTATTCTTCCCGGGCTGCCCTGGGCCACCGTCGTCTAAGCGTAGTGGACCCGGAAGGGGGCGCCCAACCCATGATTCGCCAACAGGGCGACTGTACCTACGTGATTGTTTATAACGGCGAATTATACAATACCCCGGAACTGCGCCGGGAACTGGAAGTGCGGGGACATCGCTTCCGGGGCCACTCGGATACCGAGGTTCTCCTGGCCTCTTATATTGAATGGGGCGGTCAATGCGTGGAACGCTTTAACGGCATTTTTGCCTTTGGCATCTGGAGTGAGTCCGCCCAAAGCTTGTTTATGGCCCGGGATCGCATGGGTGTTAAACCCCTCTTCTTCGCCCGCAGAGGCAGCGCCTTCATTTTTGGCAGCGAGTTAAAAGCGCTGCTGGCTCATCCCCTGGTGAAACCGGAGGTAAATGAAGAAGGTTTGGCGGAGATATTCGGCCTGGGACCGGCCCGCACTCCCGGCCAGGGAGTTTTTAAAGATGTTCAGGAATTGCGCCCTGGCTACCGCCTACTATACAATGATCAGGGTGTTCATATCAGCCGTTACTGGAACCTGGTCAGCGAACCTCACCGGGATGATCTTCACACAACCGTTCACCGGGTGAGAGAACTTCTGGAAGACTCCATATCCAGGCAGTTGGTGGCGGACGTCCCTGTCTGCACGCTGCTGTCCGGCGGCTTGGACTCCAGCGCCCTGTCCACCTTTGCCAGCTTAGCTTATAAAAAGAACCGTATGGGTTCCCTGCACACCTATTCCATTGATTATGTGGATAACGACCGGTACTTTAAAGCCAGTGCTTTCCAGCCCAATGCGGACGCTCCCTGGGTAAAAGTCATGTCCGATTTCCTGGGGTCACAGCATCATTATTTTACCGTCGACACGCCCATGCTGGTGGAAGCTTTAAAAACGGCTCTTTTGGCCCGGGACTTGCCGGGTATGGCCGATGTAGACTCCTCTCTTTATTTGTTCTGCCGGGAAATTAAAAAGGGAGCCACCGTCGCCTTATCTGGAGAATGTGCCGACGAAGTTTTTGGGGGATACCCCTGGTTCCATCAGGAAGATGCCTTAAACGCTAATACCTTTCCCTGGTCCCAGGCCACCCGGGAGCGGGCAGACCTGCTTTCCCCGGAATTGCGCCGGGCAGTTCCTTTAGAGGAATATGTGGCGGCCCGTTACCGCGAAACCATTGAAGAGGTGCCGCGCCTGCCCGGCGAAGATCCCCTTGAAGCCAGAAGACGGGAAATGTTTTACCTGAATATCGTCTGGTTTATGCAAACCCTACTGGACCGCAAGGACCGGATGAGCATGGCCACCGGTCTGGAAGTCCGCGTGCCCTTCTGCGACCATCGTCTGGTGGAATATGTGTGGAATGTTCCCTGGTCCATAAAGAGCTTTAACGACCGGGAAAAGGGCTTGCTCCGCCTGGCCCTGGCCGGGGTTCTTCCGGAGGAAGTTCTGGAACGTCGTAAAAGCCCCTATCCCAAAACCCATAATCCGGCCTATCTATCCGCCGTAAAAACCCTGTTGCAGGACATCCTGGATGATCCTTCCTCCCCCCTTCTGGAGTTAATCGACATCAGCACCGTCCGATCCATGCTCCAAGGGGAAGGCGACCACTTTGCCAGACCCTGGTTTGGCCAGTTAATGACCGGCCCCCAGTTGTTTGCTTACCTGTATCAATTAAATCACTGGTTAAATGAATATCATGTTTCTATTAAAGTGGATTAA
- a CDS encoding ANTAR domain-containing response regulator has product MANQRIIIVDSDETWRKSLKTMLGKLGYLVVGDASDGPTALMLVRTRNPDLLIIQDNLPGVNGLEVARILYEDKLAPVILSTDYMQQELVEKAKEARVFAVLVKPIEEQALFPAVELALGNYQEIIRLEKQVEELKDTLETRKLVEKAKGILMKTMNINEEEAFKRIQKQSMNKRISMRAVAEALILAHQI; this is encoded by the coding sequence GTGGCCAACCAACGAATTATCATCGTAGACTCAGATGAAACATGGCGTAAGAGTTTAAAGACCATGTTGGGCAAGCTGGGTTACCTGGTAGTTGGCGATGCTTCCGATGGCCCTACTGCATTAATGTTGGTGCGAACACGTAACCCGGACTTGTTAATCATTCAGGACAATTTGCCTGGCGTTAATGGTTTAGAAGTGGCCCGCATTTTATACGAGGACAAACTGGCACCGGTGATACTCAGCACAGACTATATGCAGCAGGAATTGGTTGAAAAAGCCAAGGAAGCCCGGGTTTTCGCGGTTTTGGTAAAGCCCATCGAGGAGCAGGCGCTATTCCCTGCGGTGGAACTGGCACTGGGAAACTATCAGGAAATCATTCGGCTGGAAAAGCAAGTGGAGGAACTGAAGGACACTTTGGAGACCCGCAAGCTGGTTGAAAAAGCCAAGGGAATCTTAATGAAGACCATGAACATTAATGAAGAAGAGGCGTTTAAGCGCATTCAGAAGCAAAGTATGAACAAGCGCATCTCCATGCGGGCGGTAGCAGAGGCTTTGATTCTGGCCCACCAAATATAA
- the glnA gene encoding type I glutamate--ammonia ligase, whose product MDTALKKEVMEKAREMGVKFIRLQFTDIFGSLKNVAITVEQLEKALDGELMFDGSSIHGFTRIEESDMYLRPDPSTFVVFPWRPREGAVARLICDVYNPDGTPFEGDPRYALKKVLAEAKEMGYTMNVGPECEFFLFQLDKDGKPTTETHDEAGYFDMTPVDMGENARRFMVLTLEEMGFEIEASHHEVAPGQHEIDFKYSDALDVADKIMTFKFVVRTIAQRHGLHATFMPKPIFGINGSGMHMNQSLFTLDGENAFYDPATPDQLSEIAKHYIAGLIKNARSFAALTNSTVNSYKRLVPGYEAPCYVAWSLRNRSSLIRIPAKRGMSTRVELRNPDPACNPYLAIAAALKAGLDGIKNKLTPPAPSERNIYHMDAEERAAEGIVSLPASIQEAVSELQANPVIASVLGPHILEKFVEGKNEEWDEFRTTVHDWEVKKYLTLY is encoded by the coding sequence ATGGACACGGCGTTAAAAAAAGAAGTAATGGAAAAAGCCAGGGAGATGGGAGTTAAGTTTATCCGCCTGCAGTTTACCGATATTTTTGGATCTTTGAAAAACGTGGCCATTACGGTAGAACAGTTGGAAAAGGCTTTGGATGGAGAGTTAATGTTTGACGGTTCATCCATTCACGGCTTTACTAGAATTGAAGAGTCCGATATGTACCTGCGTCCGGACCCAAGCACCTTTGTGGTATTTCCCTGGAGACCCCGTGAAGGCGCTGTTGCCCGTTTAATTTGTGATGTTTATAATCCTGACGGAACACCCTTTGAAGGCGACCCCCGTTACGCTCTGAAGAAAGTTCTGGCGGAAGCCAAAGAAATGGGTTACACCATGAATGTAGGACCTGAGTGTGAGTTTTTCCTGTTCCAGTTGGATAAAGATGGTAAACCCACCACAGAGACCCATGACGAGGCCGGATATTTTGATATGACACCGGTTGACATGGGTGAAAATGCACGGCGTTTTATGGTGCTCACTCTGGAAGAAATGGGCTTTGAAATAGAGGCTTCCCACCACGAAGTGGCTCCGGGTCAGCATGAAATTGATTTTAAGTATTCCGATGCTTTGGATGTGGCGGATAAAATCATGACCTTTAAGTTTGTGGTACGCACCATTGCCCAACGACATGGTCTTCATGCCACCTTTATGCCCAAACCCATTTTTGGTATCAATGGTTCCGGAATGCATATGAACCAGTCCCTGTTTACTCTGGATGGTGAAAATGCCTTTTATGATCCCGCCACGCCCGATCAATTGAGTGAAATCGCCAAACATTATATTGCCGGGTTGATTAAAAACGCCCGCTCCTTTGCGGCTTTGACCAACTCCACGGTGAATTCTTACAAACGCCTGGTTCCCGGATATGAAGCCCCCTGCTATGTAGCCTGGTCTTTACGCAACCGCAGCTCCCTGATCCGCATTCCTGCCAAGCGGGGGATGTCCACCCGCGTTGAATTGCGCAACCCGGACCCGGCCTGCAATCCCTACCTGGCCATTGCCGCAGCCTTGAAGGCCGGTTTGGATGGAATTAAAAATAAGCTTACACCTCCGGCTCCTTCCGAGCGGAACATTTATCACATGGATGCCGAGGAAAGGGCGGCAGAAGGGATTGTCAGCCTTCCCGCCAGCATCCAGGAAGCGGTTTCGGAGCTGCAGGCCAACCCGGTTATTGCTTCGGTACTGGGACCTCACATTTTAGAAAAGTTTGTTGAGGGTAAAAATGAAGAGTGGGATGAATTCAGAACCACTGTCCATGACTGGGAAGTTAAAAAATATCTTACTCTTTACTAA
- the glnA gene encoding type I glutamate--ammonia ligase, with product MTKLTNDDVRQMCKDLNVKFIRLQFTDIFGVLKNVAITVEQLDKALDGEMMFDGSSIEGFVRIEESDMYLRPDPSTFVVFPWKPREGGVARLICDIYNPDGTPFFGDPRYALKRALAEAEQMGYVMNVGPEAEFFLFHVDNEGRPTTKTHDKAGYFDMTPIDLGENARRDMVLTLEQMGFEIEASHHEVAPGQHEIDFKYADALDMADKIMTFKLVVRTIAQRHGLHATFMPKPVFGINGSGMHVNQSLITLDGKNAFYDPDAPMGLSKVCMNYIAGLMNHADAITAIANPTVNSYKRLVAGYEAPVYVAWSGRNRSPLIRIPAKRGMSTRVELRSPDPSCNPYLALAACLHAGLDGIKKGMTPPPATDRNIYEMTLAERQELGISNLPENLSEALKVLAADNVIKEALGPHIFERFIEAKSIEWDRYRMQVSSWELDEYLEKF from the coding sequence GTGACCAAGCTGACTAACGACGATGTTAGACAAATGTGCAAAGATTTAAATGTTAAATTTATCCGCCTCCAGTTTACAGACATCTTTGGAGTACTCAAGAATGTGGCCATTACCGTTGAGCAACTGGATAAAGCCCTTGATGGAGAGATGATGTTTGACGGATCCTCCATTGAAGGATTTGTAAGAATTGAAGAATCCGATATGTACCTCCGTCCGGATCCCAGCACCTTTGTGGTATTTCCCTGGAAGCCCCGGGAAGGTGGGGTAGCTCGTTTAATTTGTGACATTTATAATCCCGATGGCACTCCTTTCTTTGGGGATCCACGGTATGCTTTAAAAAGAGCCCTGGCCGAGGCCGAACAGATGGGTTATGTCATGAATGTGGGCCCCGAAGCGGAGTTCTTTCTGTTCCATGTGGATAATGAAGGCCGTCCCACTACCAAAACCCACGACAAGGCCGGTTACTTTGATATGACGCCCATCGACCTGGGTGAAAACGCCCGTAGGGATATGGTCCTGACCCTTGAGCAAATGGGCTTTGAAATAGAGGCTTCTCATCATGAAGTGGCCCCGGGCCAGCATGAAATTGATTTCAAATATGCCGACGCCCTGGATATGGCCGATAAAATTATGACTTTTAAATTGGTGGTACGCACCATCGCCCAGCGGCATGGGTTGCACGCCACTTTTATGCCAAAGCCGGTATTCGGCATTAACGGTTCCGGGATGCATGTTAACCAGTCCCTGATTACCCTTGACGGTAAAAACGCTTTTTATGATCCCGATGCACCTATGGGTTTGAGCAAGGTTTGCATGAATTATATTGCGGGTTTAATGAACCATGCTGACGCCATTACAGCCATTGCCAACCCCACCGTAAATTCTTACAAGCGTCTGGTAGCCGGTTATGAAGCTCCGGTTTACGTGGCCTGGTCCGGCCGGAACCGCAGCCCGTTGATCCGTATCCCGGCCAAGCGGGGGATGTCCACCCGGGTTGAACTGCGCAGTCCGGATCCCTCCTGCAATCCCTACCTGGCGCTGGCAGCTTGTCTGCATGCAGGATTGGACGGCATTAAAAAAGGAATGACTCCCCCGCCGGCCACCGATAGAAACATCTATGAAATGACTTTGGCCGAGCGCCAGGAACTGGGCATTAGCAATCTTCCGGAAAACCTATCGGAAGCCCTGAAAGTACTGGCTGCAGATAATGTCATTAAAGAAGCCCTTGGGCCACACATTTTTGAACGGTTCATAGAGGCCAAGAGTATTGAGTGGGACCGGTACCGTATGCAGGTTAGCTCCTGGGAATTGGACGAGTACCTTGAAAAGTTTTAA